GGAGTACTTTCTGAAAGAGAAAGTCGCATCGGTTCCTGCCCTGCATGCCGTCTCGGAATTTATACATTTCGCCTGCACTTCTGAAGACATCAATAATCTGTCCCATGCCCTGATGCTTGACACCGCGCGCCGCGAAGTGATTGTGCCTTACTGGGAAAAGATCATTGCTGCGGTAAAAGACCTGGCGGTGCAGTATCGCGACATTCCGCTGCTATCGCGCACTCATGGTCAACCGGCGACCCCATCTACGTTGGGTAAAGAAATGGCCAACGTGGCATACCGTTTTGAACGTCAGTTACGTCAGCTGGAACGCATTGAGGTATTGGGCAAAATCAATGGTGCGGTGGGAAATTATAATGCCCATATCGCTGCCTATCCGGAAGTCGACTGGCACCAGCTAAGCGAAGAATTCGTTACCTCACTCGGCGTGACCTGGAACCCCTACACCACGCAGATTGAGCCACACGATTACATTGCCGAACTGTTTGACTGCATGGCGCGCTTCAACACCATTCTTATCGACTTTGACCGCGATATTTGGGGCTACATCGCGCTAAACCATTTTAAACAGAAAACGATCGCCGGTGAGATAGGATCATCCACCATGCCTCACAAGGTGAATCCAATCGACTTCGAGAACTCTGAGGGCAATCTCGGACTGGCCAACGCGATGATGCAGCATCTGGCAAGCAAATTGCCCGTATCCCGCTGGCAGCGTGACCTGACCGATTCAACCGTGCTACGTAACCTCGGTGTGGGTATTGGCTACGCGCTGATTGCCTATCAGTCAACGCTTAAGGGCGTGTCGAAACTGGAGGTGAATCGCGGCCGTCTGCTGGACGAGCTGGACAGTAACTGGGAAGTTTTAGCGGAGCCAATCCAAACTGTGATGCGCCGTTACGGCATTGAGAAGCCCTATGAGAAGCTGAAGGAGCTGACCCGTGGGAAGCGCGTTGATGCTGAAGGGATGAAAGTCTTTATCGACGGTCTGGCCCTGCCAGAAGAAGAAAAAGTGCGCCTGAAGCAAATGACCCCCGCAAACTACCTTGGCCGCGCGGTTCAGATGGTTGACGACCTGTCGTAATGGGCAGCATGGGCTGGCGCAAGTTAGCCCATGTTAAGCTGCGGTTTATTCGCTTTCCGCTATACTTTTTCAATCTGTGCTGCCGATATCTGGCACTTCATTATTCTTAAGGATTTCGCTATGCGTGTGTTAGTTGTGGAAGATAACCCACTGCTTCGTCATCATTTGGCGGTGCAGCTGCGCGAGATGGGCCACCAGGTCGATGCGGCTGAAGATGCTAAGGAAGCTGACTATTTCCTCAATGAACACACTCCTGATATTACGCTAGTCGATCTCGGCTTACCTGATGAAGACGGTATGACCCTGATCCGCCGCTGGCGTACGCAGGAGGTGCGGCAGCCCATTCTGGTGCTGACCGCCCGTGACGGCTGGCAAGCAAAGGTGGAAGCGCTGGAGGCAGGTGCCGACGACTACGTGACCAAGCCGTTTCATATTGAGGAAGTGGTCGCACGTCTGCAGGCATTAATGCGCCGTAACTGCGGGCTGGCCTCACAAATTATTACCCTGCAACCTTTTCAGATAGATCTGTCGCGTCGTGAAGTGACTATTCACGAGCGCCTGTTAAAGCTGACGGCGTTTGAATACACCATTCTTGAAACGTTGATCCG
This DNA window, taken from Erwinia tasmaniensis Et1/99, encodes the following:
- the purB gene encoding adenylosuccinate lyase, which encodes MELSSLTAISPVDGRYGDKVSPLRAIFSEYGLLKYRVEVEVRWLQKLAACAEIKEVPAFDPDANAFLDTIVSNFSEEDAARIKNIERTTNHDVKAVEYFLKEKVASVPALHAVSEFIHFACTSEDINNLSHALMLDTARREVIVPYWEKIIAAVKDLAVQYRDIPLLSRTHGQPATPSTLGKEMANVAYRFERQLRQLERIEVLGKINGAVGNYNAHIAAYPEVDWHQLSEEFVTSLGVTWNPYTTQIEPHDYIAELFDCMARFNTILIDFDRDIWGYIALNHFKQKTIAGEIGSSTMPHKVNPIDFENSEGNLGLANAMMQHLASKLPVSRWQRDLTDSTVLRNLGVGIGYALIAYQSTLKGVSKLEVNRGRLLDELDSNWEVLAEPIQTVMRRYGIEKPYEKLKELTRGKRVDAEGMKVFIDGLALPEEEKVRLKQMTPANYLGRAVQMVDDLS
- the phoP gene encoding two-component system response regulator PhoP, with product MRVLVVEDNPLLRHHLAVQLREMGHQVDAAEDAKEADYFLNEHTPDITLVDLGLPDEDGMTLIRRWRTQEVRQPILVLTARDGWQAKVEALEAGADDYVTKPFHIEEVVARLQALMRRNCGLASQIITLQPFQIDLSRREVTIHERLLKLTAFEYTILETLIRNAGKVVSKDSLMLQLYPDAELRESHTIDVLMGRLRKKIQAEYAQEVITTVRGLGYRFDL